Proteins encoded in a region of the Diospyros lotus cultivar Yz01 chromosome 9, ASM1463336v1, whole genome shotgun sequence genome:
- the LOC127809797 gene encoding protein phosphatase 1 regulatory subunit INH3, translating into MARQTSSITRQLGPHTGAATATATTTLTLDQTAPSPSSSSQQQPPQSITLRLNRKKKKVTWKEGTVDNEFLNKKSSKKCCIFHKDKPFDEDDSDDDGDCSDRSDKGRDHGRGHGLDHDHDPDHGADGCCSGNNGGN; encoded by the coding sequence ATGGCTCGACAGACGAGCAGCATCACAAGGCAATTAGGACCGCACACCGGcgccgccaccgccaccgccaccacaACCCTAACCCTAGATCAGACCGCTCCATCGCCATCTTCTTCGTCGCAGCAACAGCCGCCACAATCTATAACTCTGCGGCTCAAccgcaagaagaagaaggtaacGTGGAAGGAAGGCACCGTCGACAACGAGTTCCTCAACAAGAAGAGCTCCAAGAAATGCTGTATTTTCCACAAAGACAAGCCGTTCGACGAGGACGACAGCGACGACGATGGCGACTGCAGTGATCGTTCGGACAAGGGCCGTGACCACGGTCGCGGTCACGGTCTCGATCACGATCACGATCCCGATCACGGCGCCGACGGCTGCTGTTCTGGCAATAATGGAGGAAATTGA
- the LOC127809796 gene encoding polygalacturonase At1g48100-like, with amino-acid sequence MKMRSSLGFRNPTFLLFIVFLVWSAHLNACNARKHRHWRENRGFSASLYKKKGKNHGSSHRHSKGGKSKHKAPPPPPPPFTEAPTPPAGGPPTKVSPAPAGKKGASSASVFNVLDFGAKGDGISDDTKAFENTWAAACKVEASTIMVPSKFTFLVGPISFSGPYCQPNIVFQLEGTIIAPTSFKAWGSGLFQWLLFSKLNGITVQGSGTLDGRGSIWWQSSPFDDPIDDESKLIIPINNTADKNLPIPISSSLWGKMPSIKPTALRFYGSFNATVTGITIQNSPQCHLKFDNCKGVSVFNITISSPGNSPNTDGIHLQNSQEVLIRSSNIACGDDCVSIQTGCTSVYIHNVNCGPGHGISIGGLGKDETKACVSNITVRDINMHNTMNGVRIKTWQGGSGSVQQVLFSNIQVSEVELPIVIDQYYCDKSKCKNQTTAVALSGITYERIRGTYTVKPVHLACSDSLPCVDVTLTDIKLEPLQEQYHMYDAFCWQTFGMLTTPTVPPIECLQVGKPSNNRIQTDRDSC; translated from the exons ATGAAGATGAGATCATCACTTGGTTTCAGAAACCCCACATTTCTGCTATTCATCGTCTTCCTCGTCTGGTCGGCCCATTTGAACGCCTGCAATGCAAGAAAGCACCGGCattggagagaaaatagaggCTTCTCTGCTTCTCTGTacaagaagaaagggaagaatcaTGGAAGTAGCCACCGCCATAGCAAAGGTGGTAAGTCCAAGCACAAGGCtcctccgccgccgcctccGCCATTCACGGAAGCGCCGACGCCTCCGGCTGGCGGACCGCCGACAAAGGTTTCACCAGCGCCGGCGGGGAAGAAAGGTGCATCCAGTGCTAGTGTGTTCAACGTGCTGGACTTTGGTGCCAAGGGAGATGGAATTTCGGATGATACAAAG GCATTCGAGAATACATGGGCAGCAGCTTGTAAAGTAGAGGCATCAACGATCATGGTCCCATCCAAATTCACTTTTCTAGTGGGGCCCATTTCGTTCTCGGGTCCCTACTGTCAACCCAACATTGTCTTTCAG CTTGAAGGCACGATTATTGCTCCCACGAGCTTCAAAGCTTGGGGTTCAGGTCTCTTCCAATGGCTTCTATTCAGCAAACTAAACGGAATCACAGTTCAAGGATCAGGCACCCTTGACGGAAGAGGCTCCATATGGTGGCAAAGTTCCCCATTCGATGACCCCATAGACGATGAATCAAAGCTAATTATCCCGATAAACAACACAGCTGATAAAAATCTGCCAATCCCC ATAAGCAGTTCACTCTGGGGGAAAATGCCAAGCATTAAGCCAACT GCACTGAGATTTTACGGGAGCTTCAATGCAACAGTTACAGGGATAACAATTCAAAACAGCCCCCAGTGCCACCTCAAGTTCGACAACTGCAAAGGGGTTTCAGTGTTCAATATCACCATCTCATCACCCGGCAATAGCCCCAACACCGACGGCATTCATTTACAGAACTCCCAGGAAGTGTTAATCCGCAGTTCTAATATTGCATGTG GAGACGATTGTGTTTCTATACAAACCGGATGCACTAGTGTATACATACACAATGTGAACTGTGGACCTGGGCACGGAATCAGCATTGGAGGGCTAGGAAAGGATGAAACAAAGGCCTGTGTATCAAACATTACTGTTCGAGATATCAATATGCACAACACGATGAACGGTGTCAGGATAAAGACATGGCAG GGGGGGTCAGGGTCCGTGCAACAAGTActattctcaaatattcaagtTTCTGAAGTTGAACTCCCAATTGTAATAGACCAATACTATTGCGACAAAAGTAAATGCAAGAACCAAACAACTGCCGTGGCCCTATCAGGAATCACATATGAAAGGATACGAGGAACTTATACAGTAAAGCCAGTACACCTTGCATGCAGTGACAGCTTGCCATGTGTGGATGTGACTCTTACTGACATAAAACTAGAACCGCTACAAGAACAGTATCACATGTATGATGCCTTTTGTTGGCAAACATTTGGAATGTTGACCACTCCCACTGTGCCTCCAATTGAATGTTTACAGGTCGGCAAGCCATCAAACAACCGGATTCAAACTGATCGTGATTCATGTTAA